A stretch of Pseudoclavibacter chungangensis DNA encodes these proteins:
- a CDS encoding polyprenol monophosphomannose synthase, which translates to MSRALVIVPTYNERENVESIVHRVLDADRRVDVLVVDDGSPDGTGAIADRIASSDPRVRVLHREGKLGLGSAYVAGFRDAITGGYDWAFEFDADGSHPPERLPEMLDALEGGAALVIGTRWMPGGRTENWPLRRRILSRGASIYARTLLRSRLRDITAGYRGYRVALLESVDLDAIRSNGYCFQIETAWLVERLGHRIVEVPITFVERAEGASKMSIGIVVEAIWRVLAWGIGSRLRDLHRPPAATH; encoded by the coding sequence ATGTCCCGAGCCCTCGTCATCGTGCCGACGTACAACGAGCGCGAGAACGTCGAGTCGATCGTGCACCGCGTCCTCGACGCCGACCGTCGCGTCGACGTGCTCGTCGTCGACGACGGATCACCCGACGGGACCGGAGCGATCGCGGACCGCATCGCGTCGAGCGATCCCCGCGTGCGGGTGCTCCATCGCGAGGGGAAGCTCGGGCTGGGATCGGCGTACGTCGCGGGATTCCGCGACGCGATCACGGGTGGCTACGACTGGGCGTTCGAGTTCGACGCCGACGGGTCGCACCCGCCCGAGCGGCTGCCCGAAATGCTCGATGCCCTCGAGGGTGGCGCCGCGCTCGTCATCGGGACGCGCTGGATGCCGGGCGGTCGCACCGAGAACTGGCCGCTCAGGCGTCGGATCCTGAGCCGCGGCGCCTCGATCTACGCGCGCACCCTGCTGCGCAGCCGGCTCCGCGACATCACCGCCGGCTACCGCGGCTATCGCGTCGCGCTGCTCGAATCGGTCGACCTCGACGCGATCCGCTCGAACGGCTACTGCTTCCAGATCGAGACCGCGTGGCTCGTCGAGCGACTCGGCCACCGCATCGTCGAGGTGCCCATTACGTTCGTCGAGCGAGCGGAGGGTGCGTCGAAGATGTCGATCGGTATCGTGGTCGAGGCGATCTGGCGCGTCCTCGCATGGGGTATCGGCTCCCGACTGCGCGACCTGCACCGCCCACCCGCCGCGACGCACTGA
- the trpS gene encoding tryptophan--tRNA ligase, whose amino-acid sequence MTKPILFSGMQPSADSLHLGNYVGALTNWVAMQDDFDPIYCVVNQHAITVPYDPAELLTRTRTTAAQFLAAGIDVERSALFVQSDVAAHAELNWVLGSITGYGEAARMTQFKDKSQRHGTEATNVGLFTYPILMAADILLYRTQVVPVGEDQRQHIELARTLAERFNSRFGETFVVPEAHIVAESAKVYDLQNPGAKMSKSAESDAGLLRVLDDPKVTAKKIMRAVTDADGEIRFDRAAKPGVSNLLTIYSVLANRPIADLEAEYAGRGYGELKKGLAEVVTEVFTPIRERTNELLGDPAELDRLLARGADRARERAEPTITAVYERVGFPCPAR is encoded by the coding sequence ATGACCAAGCCCATCCTCTTCTCCGGCATGCAGCCGTCCGCGGACTCGCTGCACCTCGGCAACTACGTCGGCGCGCTGACCAACTGGGTCGCGATGCAGGACGACTTCGACCCGATCTACTGCGTCGTCAACCAGCACGCGATCACGGTGCCCTACGACCCCGCGGAGCTCCTCACGCGCACGCGCACGACGGCGGCCCAGTTCCTCGCGGCGGGCATCGACGTCGAGCGCTCGGCGCTGTTCGTGCAGTCCGACGTCGCCGCTCACGCGGAGCTCAACTGGGTCCTCGGCTCCATCACGGGCTACGGCGAGGCGGCGCGCATGACGCAGTTCAAGGACAAGTCGCAGCGCCACGGCACCGAGGCGACGAACGTCGGCCTGTTCACCTACCCGATCCTCATGGCCGCCGACATCCTGCTCTACCGCACACAGGTCGTTCCCGTCGGCGAGGACCAGCGGCAGCACATCGAGCTCGCCCGGACGCTCGCCGAGCGGTTCAACTCCCGGTTCGGTGAGACGTTCGTCGTGCCCGAGGCGCACATCGTGGCCGAGTCGGCGAAGGTCTACGACCTGCAGAACCCCGGTGCGAAGATGTCGAAGTCGGCCGAGTCCGATGCCGGCCTGCTCAGGGTGCTCGACGATCCGAAGGTGACCGCGAAGAAGATCATGCGCGCCGTGACCGACGCCGACGGTGAGATCCGCTTCGACCGGGCCGCGAAGCCCGGTGTCTCGAACCTCCTCACGATCTACTCGGTCCTCGCGAACCGGCCGATCGCCGACCTCGAGGCGGAGTACGCGGGACGCGGCTACGGCGAGCTCAAGAAGGGCCTCGCGGAGGTCGTGACCGAGGTGTTCACGCCCATCCGCGAGCGCACGAACGAACTGCTCGGCGACCCGGCCGAGCTCGATCGCCTGCTCGCGCGCGGCGCCGACCGGGCGCGGGAGCGGGCCGAGCCGACGATCACGGCGGTGTACGAGCGCGTCGGTTTCCCCTGTCCCGCTCGATGA
- a CDS encoding TetR/AcrR family transcriptional regulator, which translates to MVRPKTYTEELRNALIDGAAEIVAARGLDGLSLRTLAAEHGTSTNAIYAMFGGKTELIRTVVQKAAQSFGRTQAAALKGDDVVVDLFELGLAYRRWAIENRALYTVMFGSIDYENVADEHRDGVSSETPDGSQGPLIELLTRASEEGLLLPVPVPVIVASVWGNVHGLVSLEIAPWSGLPELAEAREEIYRLHQGAILRGWVRPDIDLSEYMSNIRTTTSAPAS; encoded by the coding sequence GTGGTCCGGCCGAAGACGTACACCGAGGAACTCCGCAACGCCCTCATCGACGGGGCGGCGGAGATCGTCGCGGCGCGCGGACTCGACGGTCTGAGCCTCCGCACGCTCGCCGCCGAGCACGGGACGTCGACCAACGCGATCTACGCGATGTTCGGGGGCAAGACCGAACTCATCCGCACGGTCGTCCAGAAGGCCGCGCAGAGCTTCGGTCGCACACAGGCGGCTGCGTTGAAGGGCGACGACGTCGTGGTCGACCTCTTCGAGCTCGGCCTCGCGTACCGACGGTGGGCGATCGAGAATCGTGCCCTCTACACGGTCATGTTCGGCAGCATCGACTACGAGAACGTCGCCGACGAGCATCGCGATGGGGTCTCGAGCGAGACGCCGGACGGCAGCCAGGGTCCGCTCATCGAGCTGCTCACACGGGCGAGCGAGGAAGGGCTGCTCCTCCCCGTCCCGGTGCCCGTCATCGTCGCGTCGGTCTGGGGGAACGTGCACGGTCTCGTGAGCCTCGAGATCGCGCCGTGGTCGGGTCTGCCGGAATTGGCGGAGGCCCGTGAGGAGATCTACCGGCTGCACCAGGGCGCGATCCTGCGCGGGTGGGTGCGGCCGGACATCGATCTGTCCGAGTACATGAGCAACATTCGGACGACGACCTCCGCTCCCGCGTCCTGA
- a CDS encoding GNAT family N-acetyltransferase codes for MTAGGAPGARTLVDGSEGVVLDALGDRDVDALTALWRDPDAVRFLNVAQPASRADAERSVERARAGDGGVTFAVRSRTGGPLLGTVALHGPAPRGSLSVATAPAARGRGLTTAAVRLLLDRAGRLGYRVLDWECLTDNVASIALAERLGFEFERSGPSTSVLHHRGKPARFATLDLSRDADRAPVHPCAPTPEVG; via the coding sequence ATGACCGCGGGCGGGGCCCCGGGCGCGCGGACGCTCGTCGACGGGAGCGAGGGTGTCGTGCTCGACGCGCTCGGGGACCGCGACGTGGACGCGCTGACGGCGCTCTGGCGCGACCCGGACGCGGTCCGGTTCCTGAACGTCGCCCAGCCGGCGAGCCGTGCCGATGCCGAGCGGTCCGTCGAGCGCGCGCGGGCCGGTGACGGGGGCGTCACGTTCGCCGTCCGCAGCCGAACCGGCGGGCCACTGCTCGGCACCGTCGCGCTCCACGGTCCGGCACCCCGTGGTTCGTTGAGCGTCGCCACCGCACCGGCCGCGCGTGGGCGCGGTCTCACGACCGCGGCCGTCCGGCTCCTCCTCGATCGGGCCGGCCGGCTCGGTTACCGGGTGCTCGACTGGGAGTGCCTGACGGACAACGTGGCGTCGATCGCGCTCGCCGAGCGCCTCGGTTTCGAGTTCGAGCGCAGCGGCCCGTCCACGTCCGTGCTGCACCACCGGGGCAAACCCGCCCGGTTCGCCACGCTCGACCTGTCGCGCGACGCGGACCGCGCCCCCGTACACCCGTGCGCCCCGACCCCGGAAGTAGGATGA
- a CDS encoding MFS transporter, with translation MTSTPPKTGANAPVEHFENPNARWRVITASLAGTSIEFYDFYIYATAASLVFPHLFFPSDDPTTALLASFAVFGVAFIARPVGSVLFGHFGDRIGRKGTLVATLLTMGIATFLVGLLPTATTPGWEFWAPFLLVVMRFCQGLGLGGEWSGAALLATENAPANKRAIYGTFPQLGAPIGFILGNTLFVVLSATMSDETFMAWGWRIPFLISAVLVILGLWVRFSLLETPAFQKVMDEKKVVTVPLVQVFKTNWLEIILGTFIMLATYVLFYLMTAFTLTFGTKQTTEQAAAAGKLGDDPAAYVPGLGYHREEFLIMLIVAVVFFGIFTLVSGPLAERFGRRKMLLWTTGAILVFGFVMTPLLGAGFIGVQSMLILGMSLMGLTFGPMAVILPELFPANVRYTGSAIAYNLSSVLGAAIAPSIFIALWAMADGSPIYVGLYLAGSAVLTFVALLFTRETRDDTYVTNVS, from the coding sequence GTGACGTCCACCCCACCGAAGACCGGCGCGAACGCGCCGGTCGAGCACTTCGAGAACCCGAACGCGCGCTGGCGCGTCATCACCGCGAGCCTCGCGGGCACCTCGATCGAGTTCTACGACTTCTACATCTACGCGACCGCCGCGAGCCTCGTGTTCCCGCACCTCTTCTTCCCCTCGGACGACCCGACGACCGCGCTGCTCGCCTCGTTCGCGGTCTTCGGCGTCGCGTTCATCGCGCGCCCCGTGGGCTCGGTCCTGTTCGGCCACTTCGGTGACCGCATCGGCCGCAAGGGAACGCTCGTCGCGACGCTCCTCACGATGGGTATCGCGACGTTCCTCGTGGGCCTCCTCCCGACCGCGACGACACCGGGGTGGGAGTTCTGGGCACCGTTCCTGCTCGTCGTCATGCGCTTCTGCCAGGGCCTCGGCCTCGGCGGCGAGTGGTCGGGCGCCGCGCTCCTCGCGACGGAGAACGCGCCCGCGAACAAGCGCGCGATCTACGGCACGTTCCCGCAGCTCGGTGCCCCCATCGGCTTCATCCTCGGTAACACCCTGTTCGTCGTGCTCTCGGCGACGATGTCGGACGAGACGTTCATGGCGTGGGGCTGGCGGATCCCGTTCCTCATCTCGGCCGTGCTCGTGATCCTCGGCCTGTGGGTGCGGTTCAGCCTGCTCGAGACGCCCGCGTTCCAGAAGGTGATGGACGAGAAGAAGGTCGTCACCGTCCCCCTCGTCCAGGTGTTCAAGACGAACTGGCTCGAGATCATCCTCGGCACCTTCATCATGCTCGCGACGTACGTGCTGTTCTACCTCATGACGGCCTTCACGCTCACGTTCGGGACGAAGCAGACGACGGAGCAGGCGGCCGCTGCGGGGAAGCTCGGTGACGACCCAGCGGCGTACGTGCCGGGGCTCGGCTACCACCGCGAGGAGTTCCTCATCATGCTCATCGTCGCGGTCGTGTTCTTCGGCATCTTCACGCTCGTCTCCGGTCCGCTCGCGGAACGCTTCGGACGACGCAAGATGCTCCTGTGGACGACGGGCGCGATCCTCGTGTTCGGCTTCGTCATGACGCCGCTGCTCGGTGCCGGGTTCATCGGCGTGCAGTCGATGCTCATCCTCGGCATGTCGCTCATGGGCCTCACCTTCGGCCCGATGGCCGTCATCCTGCCGGAGCTGTTCCCCGCGAACGTGCGCTACACGGGGTCGGCGATCGCCTACAACCTGTCGAGTGTGCTCGGCGCCGCGATCGCACCGAGCATCTTCATCGCCCTGTGGGCGATGGCCGACGGCAGCCCGATCTACGTGGGGCTCTACCTCGCTGGCTCGGCCGTGCTGACGTTCGTCGCGCTCCTGTTCACGCGCGAGACCCGGGACGACACGTACGTCACGAACGTGTCCTGA
- a CDS encoding isochorismatase family protein, with product MATGLLIVDVQNDFVEGGALGVDGGLAVADRITRFLDEHADDYALVAASRDWHDAEGDNGGHFAAVPDFVDTWPVHCIAGTTGAEYAPGLDVSRVAVHVRKGQGRPSYSAFEGTTDDGRTLTEVLRAAGITRLDVVGIATDHCVRASALDAARDGFEVRVLAGLTAGVAPDTTAAALAALARAGVEVDGEPIRPN from the coding sequence ATGGCTACGGGTCTGTTGATCGTCGACGTGCAGAACGACTTCGTCGAGGGCGGCGCGCTCGGCGTGGACGGCGGCCTCGCCGTCGCCGACCGCATCACGAGGTTCCTCGACGAACACGCGGACGACTACGCGCTCGTCGCCGCATCACGCGACTGGCACGACGCCGAGGGCGACAACGGCGGGCACTTCGCGGCCGTGCCCGACTTCGTCGACACGTGGCCGGTGCACTGCATCGCCGGCACCACGGGTGCCGAGTACGCGCCGGGTCTCGACGTGTCCCGGGTCGCCGTGCACGTGCGGAAGGGGCAGGGCCGGCCCTCCTACTCGGCGTTCGAGGGCACGACCGATGACGGTCGGACGCTCACCGAGGTACTGCGTGCGGCGGGCATCACACGACTCGACGTCGTCGGCATCGCGACCGACCACTGCGTTCGCGCCTCGGCACTCGACGCCGCCCGCGACGGCTTCGAGGTGCGCGTCCTCGCGGGGCTCACGGCCGGCGTCGCGCCGGACACGACGGCGGCCGCACTCGCCGCGCTCGCTCGAGCGGGCGTCGAGGTCGACGGCGAGCCGATCCGGCCGAACTGA
- a CDS encoding ABC transporter ATP-binding protein, producing the protein MPTSNRKRAASRERPDAEPRATFAQLLPHLFADVPRMIGIIVVSIVAAAFSLAQPAIVSVLITRVQSGEALSWLLWSLVAVVVVGAVLQGYQHFLLQLTGESIVLNTRRLLIAKLLRLPVAEFDARRTGDLVSRVGSDTTLLRAVLTQGLIEAVGGTLTFVGAVVAMIIIDPVLFAVTMSVVVFAGVAVALLGPRIRRASAAAQERVGDLTSAVERAVTAVRTVRATGSTEREEALVDAEAVGAYRRGVDVARVSALVVPVSGFALQAALIAVLGVGGMRVAAGLLDIAGLVAFVMFLFMLVMPLALFFGAVTAVNTALGALGRIQEIIDLPAEDAHDREEAPLVRLRGPANVEDEPDAPALAFDDVSFRYPNHVVRARVAHERAVARLDRAQRASGRGRRGEVDALYELDAARTDDPSPLVLDGVEFEVPRGSRIALVGPSGAGKSTSLALIERFYDVTSGAIRLGGVDVRSIERDELRRQIGYVQQDAPVLAGTLRDNLQLGRNDADDDECAAVLREVNLGGVLDRTREGLDAQIGEGGVRLSGGERQRLAIARTLLAAPPILLLDESTSSLDGANERAMRDAIDRVSDGRSLVVIAHRLSTVVDSDEIVVLDRGRVIGRGRHEALVETTPLYRDLAKHQLLVPGG; encoded by the coding sequence ATGCCAACCTCCAACCGCAAGCGCGCGGCGTCGCGCGAGCGACCCGACGCGGAGCCGCGCGCGACCTTCGCCCAATTGCTGCCGCACCTGTTCGCAGACGTGCCGCGCATGATCGGCATCATCGTGGTCTCGATCGTGGCCGCGGCATTCTCGCTCGCGCAGCCCGCCATCGTGAGCGTGCTCATCACCCGCGTGCAGTCCGGCGAGGCGCTCTCGTGGCTGCTCTGGTCGCTCGTCGCGGTCGTCGTCGTCGGGGCCGTGCTCCAGGGGTACCAGCACTTCCTGTTGCAGCTCACGGGCGAGTCGATCGTGCTCAACACGCGCCGCCTGCTGATCGCGAAGCTCCTCCGTCTCCCCGTCGCCGAGTTCGACGCGCGGCGGACGGGGGACCTCGTCTCGCGGGTCGGGAGCGATACGACGCTGTTGCGCGCCGTGCTCACGCAGGGCCTCATCGAGGCGGTCGGGGGCACGCTCACGTTCGTCGGCGCGGTCGTCGCGATGATCATCATCGATCCCGTGCTGTTCGCCGTGACGATGAGCGTCGTCGTGTTCGCGGGCGTCGCCGTCGCGCTGCTCGGTCCGCGAATCCGCCGGGCGAGCGCCGCGGCCCAGGAGCGGGTCGGGGATCTGACGTCCGCCGTGGAGCGGGCCGTGACGGCCGTGCGCACCGTCCGGGCGACCGGTTCCACGGAACGTGAAGAGGCGCTCGTCGATGCCGAGGCGGTCGGCGCGTACCGCCGCGGGGTCGACGTCGCCCGCGTGTCGGCCCTCGTCGTGCCCGTGTCCGGATTCGCGCTCCAGGCGGCACTCATCGCGGTGCTCGGTGTCGGCGGTATGCGCGTGGCGGCCGGGCTGCTCGACATCGCGGGGCTCGTCGCGTTCGTCATGTTCCTGTTCATGCTCGTCATGCCGCTCGCGCTCTTCTTCGGTGCCGTGACGGCCGTCAACACGGCGCTCGGCGCGCTCGGCCGCATCCAGGAGATCATCGATCTCCCGGCGGAGGACGCACACGATCGCGAGGAGGCGCCGCTCGTGCGCCTCCGAGGGCCCGCGAACGTCGAGGACGAGCCCGATGCGCCCGCGCTCGCGTTCGACGACGTGTCGTTCCGCTACCCGAACCACGTCGTCCGTGCCCGGGTCGCGCACGAGCGCGCCGTGGCGCGCCTCGACCGCGCGCAGCGCGCGTCGGGGCGCGGCCGCCGCGGTGAGGTCGACGCCCTGTACGAACTCGACGCCGCACGGACGGACGACCCGTCGCCGCTCGTCCTCGACGGCGTCGAGTTCGAGGTACCGCGAGGTTCGCGGATCGCGCTCGTCGGCCCGTCCGGGGCAGGCAAGTCGACCTCGCTCGCGCTCATCGAACGGTTCTACGACGTCACGTCGGGCGCGATCCGTCTCGGGGGTGTCGACGTGCGTTCCATCGAGCGCGACGAGCTGCGTCGGCAGATCGGCTACGTCCAGCAGGACGCGCCCGTCCTCGCGGGGACGCTGCGCGACAACCTGCAGCTCGGCAGGAACGACGCGGACGACGACGAGTGTGCCGCCGTGCTGCGCGAGGTCAACCTCGGTGGCGTCCTCGATCGCACCCGAGAGGGCCTCGACGCGCAGATCGGCGAAGGCGGTGTCCGCCTCTCGGGCGGCGAGCGCCAACGGCTCGCGATCGCCAGAACGCTGCTCGCGGCTCCTCCCATCCTGCTGCTCGACGAGTCGACGTCCTCGCTCGACGGCGCGAACGAGCGTGCGATGCGCGACGCCATCGATCGGGTCTCGGACGGCCGCTCGCTCGTCGTCATCGCCCACCGCCTCTCGACGGTCGTCGACAGCGACGAGATCGTCGTCCTCGACCGAGGCCGCGTCATCGGTCGCGGCCGCCACGAGGCCCTCGTCGAGACGACGCCGCTCTACCGCGACCTCGCGAAGCACCAACTCCTCGTTCCGGGCGGGTGA